The Clostridia bacterium genome window below encodes:
- a CDS encoding NAD(+)/NADH kinase: MNPSTRGKGGIATNKAGIVVQRTKPEATRIAAKVEEWMNRSGIDTVTDSGWEGPLPDGIDCVIVLGGDGTLLSVARRAADRRIPILGVNMGNLGFLTEVEPDSIEPALEALVSGDYRVEERMMVEATVMRAGRDIARFTGLNDIVISKGAFSRMVKLDIYVNDEFFVTFPADGVIVSSPTGSTAYSLSAGGPLINPSIDVLLVTPICPHTLFSRSLVIAATDQVRVVVEPTHDEVAVTVDGQVGFRLESEDEIVVGRAPEVTRFIRTRAKNFYGILRERLKQDRL, encoded by the coding sequence ATGAATCCCTCAACACGCGGGAAGGGAGGGATTGCGACGAACAAGGCCGGAATAGTGGTCCAAAGGACCAAGCCTGAAGCAACGAGGATTGCTGCCAAGGTAGAAGAGTGGATGAACCGGTCTGGAATCGACACGGTGACCGATTCAGGATGGGAAGGCCCTCTGCCTGATGGGATTGACTGTGTGATAGTGCTGGGCGGGGACGGCACGCTTCTTTCCGTCGCCCGCAGGGCAGCGGATCGTCGCATTCCCATACTCGGCGTGAACATGGGGAACCTTGGGTTTCTCACTGAGGTGGAGCCCGATAGCATCGAACCTGCATTGGAGGCGCTGGTCAGCGGCGACTACCGAGTCGAGGAAAGGATGATGGTAGAGGCTACTGTGATGCGCGCCGGGCGCGATATCGCGAGATTCACTGGGTTGAACGACATAGTCATCAGCAAGGGCGCCTTCTCTCGGATGGTCAAATTGGATATCTACGTAAACGACGAGTTCTTTGTCACTTTTCCGGCAGACGGGGTCATTGTGTCCAGCCCAACAGGCTCAACTGCGTATTCTCTTTCCGCGGGCGGTCCGCTTATCAACCCAAGCATCGATGTTCTCCTTGTAACACCCATATGCCCTCACACCCTGTTCTCGCGTTCGCTCGTTATCGCAGCCACCGATCAGGTTCGGGTCGTAGTGGAGCCGACGCATGACGAGGTGGCGGTCACTGTGGATGGGCAGGTGGGATTCAGGCTCGAGTCGGAAGACGAGATTGTTGTTGGAAGAGCGCCAGAGGTGACGCGTTTCATTAGGACTAGGGCCAAGAACTTCTACGGCATCTTGAGGGAACGGCTCAAACAGGACCGTCTCTAG
- a CDS encoding TlyA family RNA methyltransferase → MPRQSDRPHKAKLEQLIIDRGLSESREAGRREILAGNVRVDGLREDKPGAMVRCDAEIMIEGGPRYASRGGEKLAHALDVFRIDVDGVTAVDVGASTGGFTDVLLKRGAARVYCVDVGYGQLAWELRQDPRVVVLDRTNGRSLSPRMFDPRPDFATADVSFISLSRILPALYLVTVPDCTAVCLVKPQFEAGREQVGKHGVVRSAQVHEEVLNAVYGYAVEAGFHVMGFTASPIKGPQGNIEFLMHLSKGSARREESAFPASKPGIGDDCRSVVAECVAVAHESLNTREGRDCDEQGRNSGPKDQA, encoded by the coding sequence ATGCCTCGCCAAAGTGACCGGCCTCACAAGGCCAAGCTTGAGCAGCTGATCATCGATAGAGGGCTCTCCGAGAGTCGTGAAGCAGGCAGGCGCGAGATTCTCGCTGGGAATGTGCGCGTTGATGGGCTTCGAGAAGACAAGCCCGGCGCCATGGTCAGGTGCGATGCGGAAATCATGATAGAAGGCGGTCCGAGGTATGCGTCCCGCGGAGGCGAGAAGCTGGCGCACGCTCTCGATGTCTTTCGTATCGATGTTGATGGAGTCACAGCAGTTGATGTCGGCGCATCGACCGGAGGATTCACCGATGTCCTTCTCAAACGTGGGGCCGCCCGCGTGTACTGCGTCGATGTGGGCTACGGTCAGCTTGCCTGGGAACTCAGGCAGGATCCCCGAGTAGTTGTGCTCGATAGGACGAACGGGCGCAGTCTGTCTCCCAGGATGTTCGATCCGAGGCCTGATTTCGCGACCGCAGACGTCTCTTTCATCTCGCTATCCAGGATACTTCCGGCTCTGTACCTGGTGACTGTGCCGGACTGCACGGCAGTGTGTCTGGTGAAGCCGCAATTCGAGGCTGGCCGGGAGCAGGTGGGCAAGCACGGGGTGGTGCGGTCTGCCCAGGTTCACGAGGAGGTTCTGAATGCGGTGTACGGGTACGCCGTGGAGGCGGGGTTCCATGTGATGGGATTCACAGCTTCGCCAATCAAGGGTCCTCAGGGCAACATCGAGTTCCTGATGCATCTGAGCAAGGGCAGCGCCAGGCGTGAAGAATCTGCGTTTCCAGCGTCGAAACCGGGGATCGGCGATGATTGTCGCTCGGTGGTTGCCGAATGCGTGGCCGTTGCCCATGAATCCCTCAACACGCGGGAAGGGAGGGATTGCGACGAACAAGGCCGGAATAGTGGTCCAAAGGACCAAGCCTGA
- the dxs gene encoding 1-deoxy-D-xylulose-5-phosphate synthase has product MSGILERVDEPADLKGLTDFETRQLAAELRAHMVDTLSNTGGHLAPSLGVVELTLAIHMALDAPRDKIIWDVGHQSYVHKLLTGRREAFSSIRQEGGISGFPRRDESIYDPFGTGHSSTSISAALGMAIARDLAGENYTVLAVIGDGALGGGMALEAMNHAGHAGTDLIVVLNDNEMSISKSVGGLASYLGSLRANPKIRRLKSGLEQALLSIPLIGPILSRSAHAVKQSVKQLVLSGMFFEELGFMYIGPIDGHNVKAVRRAIEDAKQARGPVLIHAITVKGKGYAPAEANPSRFHGTGPFVVATGEQRIEPVRSFTSHFGEAMVRAADRDQRIIGITAAMTDGTGLRDFARTYPKRFHDVGIAEEHAVTFAAGLAASGLRPVVAIYSTFLQRAYDQIIHDVALQKLPVLFAVDRAGVVGEDGYTHQGAFDVAFLRSIPGMVVMAPKDEQELAAMLHTGLALPGPCAIRYPRSPGRGLEVNYPLSAMGIGRAEVLREGADCAVFALGPMVWQALEASRILSMHGVNCAVVNARFAKPIDSDMLVRFARLTRAIITCEDGCAMGGYGSGVLEALAAEDIAGLQVSTMGLPDRFVEHGSRDSILASLGLDARGIASVAEAMVQSRAAMAAAGGSYASPK; this is encoded by the coding sequence ATGAGCGGTATCCTTGAGCGCGTAGACGAGCCCGCGGATCTCAAAGGGCTCACCGATTTCGAGACCCGCCAGCTCGCCGCAGAGCTACGGGCGCACATGGTTGACACTCTGTCGAATACTGGGGGGCATCTCGCCCCGAGCCTTGGCGTTGTGGAACTCACTTTGGCGATACATATGGCGCTCGACGCCCCTCGCGACAAGATCATCTGGGATGTTGGGCACCAATCATATGTGCACAAGCTTCTCACCGGAAGGAGAGAAGCATTCTCTTCCATAAGGCAGGAGGGCGGGATCAGCGGCTTCCCAAGGCGTGACGAGAGCATCTACGATCCCTTCGGGACCGGCCATTCCAGCACATCCATATCCGCCGCCCTCGGAATGGCCATCGCACGGGACCTGGCAGGCGAGAACTACACTGTGCTGGCAGTGATCGGCGACGGCGCCCTGGGCGGAGGGATGGCCTTAGAGGCGATGAATCACGCCGGCCATGCCGGAACCGATCTGATTGTCGTCTTGAACGACAACGAAATGTCAATATCCAAAAGCGTAGGCGGTCTCGCCAGTTACCTGGGTTCACTGCGGGCTAACCCGAAGATCCGCAGGCTTAAATCAGGGCTTGAGCAGGCCCTGCTCAGCATCCCTTTGATAGGCCCGATTCTCAGCCGCTCAGCGCATGCGGTGAAACAGAGCGTCAAACAGCTTGTCTTGAGTGGCATGTTCTTCGAAGAGCTAGGCTTCATGTACATAGGACCGATAGACGGGCACAATGTGAAGGCAGTACGGCGTGCGATCGAAGATGCAAAGCAGGCGCGGGGTCCAGTCCTGATCCACGCCATTACCGTCAAAGGAAAGGGATACGCTCCGGCAGAGGCCAATCCATCAAGGTTTCATGGAACCGGGCCGTTCGTCGTGGCCACAGGTGAACAGCGCATCGAGCCAGTGCGGTCCTTCACATCTCACTTCGGAGAAGCCATGGTCCGCGCCGCAGATCGGGACCAGCGGATCATCGGCATAACTGCGGCCATGACCGATGGGACCGGCCTTCGAGATTTCGCCCGCACGTACCCCAAACGCTTTCACGATGTTGGAATAGCGGAGGAGCACGCAGTCACGTTCGCTGCGGGGCTGGCGGCATCCGGGCTGCGTCCGGTGGTTGCGATATACTCAACGTTTCTCCAACGGGCCTACGATCAGATAATCCACGACGTCGCTCTGCAGAAGCTCCCGGTCCTGTTCGCAGTGGACCGCGCGGGCGTAGTCGGCGAGGACGGCTACACGCACCAGGGCGCGTTCGATGTGGCCTTCCTGCGAAGCATCCCGGGGATGGTTGTGATGGCCCCAAAGGATGAGCAGGAGCTTGCTGCCATGCTCCACACAGGGCTTGCACTGCCGGGTCCCTGCGCCATCAGGTATCCGCGCTCTCCTGGCAGAGGGCTTGAAGTGAATTACCCTCTGTCGGCGATGGGCATAGGCAGGGCAGAGGTCCTTCGGGAAGGCGCCGATTGTGCAGTGTTTGCTCTCGGCCCGATGGTGTGGCAAGCTCTCGAGGCAAGCAGGATTCTATCGATGCACGGCGTAAACTGTGCAGTGGTGAATGCTCGGTTCGCAAAGCCAATCGATTCCGATATGCTTGTGAGATTCGCCAGGCTCACGCGGGCGATAATCACATGTGAGGACGGATGTGCGATGGGTGGTTACGGCTCCGGCGTACTTGAGGCCCTGGCGGCAGAGGATATCGCCGGCCTTCAGGTATCAACGATGGGGCTGCCTGATAGATTCGTGGAACACGGATCCCGGGATTCGATTCTTGCTTCTCTTGGCCTCGATGCACGTGGGATTGCCTCAGTGGCCGAGGCCATGGTGCAATCGAGGGCGGCCATGGCGGCCGCAGGTGGTTCATATGCCTCGCCAAAGTGA
- a CDS encoding divergent PAP2 family protein, whose product MRVFSVTTGVLANRHLWAALAAWAIAQALKVLTSIRRGHRLDWSKLVGPGGMPSSHSAFVTGLAISIGITEGWNSPGFAMALVFAMVVMYDAAGVRRAAGKQARVLNQLVDAMFDEGHVPFGKLRELLGHTPLEVVAGAILGAVTAWYLLGR is encoded by the coding sequence GTGAGAGTGTTTTCGGTAACCACAGGAGTACTTGCCAACCGCCATCTATGGGCAGCTTTGGCCGCGTGGGCAATTGCACAAGCCCTGAAGGTGCTCACCAGCATCCGGCGGGGCCACAGGCTGGACTGGTCGAAGTTGGTGGGGCCTGGCGGAATGCCAAGCTCCCACTCGGCCTTTGTGACTGGCCTCGCCATAAGCATCGGCATAACTGAAGGCTGGAACTCGCCCGGGTTCGCAATGGCGCTCGTATTCGCCATGGTGGTGATGTACGATGCGGCGGGTGTGCGACGAGCAGCAGGCAAGCAGGCTAGGGTCCTAAACCAGCTGGTTGACGCCATGTTTGACGAGGGGCATGTACCCTTCGGCAAGCTGCGTGAGCTCCTAGGGCACACGCCTCTTGAGGTAGTTGCAGGCGCGATTCTGGGCGCCGTGACCGCCTGGTATCTGCTTGGGCGCTGA
- a CDS encoding polyprenyl synthetase family protein, with the protein MKGDSWLSQVTAEVNSALDRALPPVIPSQGPLSSGLHSAMRYSVFPGGKRLRPALVYAASEAVRGVAPLATGAERRISVNPDSLSRLGANAAAWPAAAVELVHCYSLVHDDMPCMDDDDFRRGAPSCHRAFGEALGLLAGDALLTLAFQVLSDPCFVDLVGADRACACVRELSVAAGALGMAGGQALDILPPPSCGADAEKTMTKMETLKTGKLIQCAVVMGGIIGGLAPGDADLKRTSALARFGRDFGLAFQIRDDLEDAESQDEEAGRLTSVSVWGKDAAAARLGCLAGSARDAATGFGEPGDRMLYLVDLVLCNRR; encoded by the coding sequence GTGAAGGGCGATAGTTGGTTGTCCCAGGTGACAGCGGAAGTCAACTCTGCGCTCGACCGGGCCCTGCCTCCAGTGATTCCCTCACAGGGGCCGCTATCGTCAGGGCTCCACTCGGCGATGAGGTATTCCGTGTTCCCAGGGGGAAAGCGGCTCCGCCCCGCGCTTGTGTATGCTGCGAGCGAGGCTGTCCGCGGCGTAGCCCCGCTTGCGACTGGGGCGGAGCGCAGAATCAGCGTGAACCCAGACTCCCTGAGCCGCCTAGGAGCGAACGCTGCTGCCTGGCCTGCGGCAGCAGTGGAGCTTGTTCACTGCTACTCCCTTGTTCATGATGACATGCCGTGCATGGATGACGATGACTTCAGGCGCGGCGCGCCATCCTGCCACAGGGCATTCGGAGAGGCGCTTGGCCTCCTGGCAGGAGATGCTCTGCTCACGCTGGCGTTTCAGGTTCTCAGCGACCCCTGCTTCGTCGATCTTGTGGGGGCTGACCGTGCGTGTGCATGTGTCCGGGAACTCTCCGTGGCGGCAGGCGCCTTGGGCATGGCGGGCGGACAGGCATTGGATATCCTGCCTCCTCCCTCTTGCGGAGCGGACGCTGAGAAGACGATGACCAAGATGGAGACCCTGAAGACGGGCAAGCTGATTCAGTGCGCTGTAGTCATGGGCGGCATCATAGGCGGTCTCGCTCCGGGAGATGCTGACCTGAAGCGCACATCTGCGCTTGCGCGCTTCGGACGGGATTTTGGCCTTGCGTTTCAGATCCGCGATGATCTCGAGGATGCCGAATCCCAGGATGAAGAGGCCGGCCGGCTAACGTCGGTTTCGGTGTGGGGCAAGGACGCGGCCGCTGCACGGCTTGGCTGCCTTGCAGGTTCAGCTCGCGATGCGGCCACGGGTTTCGGAGAGCCGGGGGATCGCATGTTGTACCTGGTTGACCTCGTATTATGCAACAGACGGTGA
- the xseB gene encoding exodeoxyribonuclease VII small subunit: protein MGAKKKARFEDALTRLEKIVADLDRGDLPLDDALKLFSEGAELARECNAVLDEASGKLQVLLESEDGTTEITAAHDLDMLSEEDGE from the coding sequence ATGGGTGCGAAGAAGAAGGCAAGGTTTGAAGATGCCTTGACGCGGCTGGAAAAGATAGTTGCAGATCTTGATCGAGGCGATCTTCCTCTTGATGACGCCCTGAAGCTGTTTTCAGAAGGGGCGGAACTCGCGAGGGAGTGCAATGCAGTCCTAGATGAGGCGTCAGGAAAGCTGCAGGTGCTCCTGGAATCGGAAGATGGAACGACCGAGATCACAGCGGCGCATGACCTCGACATGCTCTCTGAGGAGGACGGCGAGTGA
- the xseA gene encoding exodeoxyribonuclease VII large subunit: MHANDAAMTVSEVTRRVANAIGSDPVLDDVWVEGEISNFTHHTSGHMYFTMKDAGSRLRTVMFRAANARLRFRPGNGMEVMAHGHIGLYEQAGEYQLYVDVMEPFGLGGLYLQYLQIKERLAAEGLFDEASKRAIPTFPRCIGVVTSLTGAALRDIIKVSRRRWPGMDILVIPSLVQGEQAPENIEAAIRLANKVNAADRPDVLIVGRGGGSVEDLWAFNDERVARAIRASRIPVVSAVGHETDFTIADFAADLRAPTPSAAAEMVAPDAIAYAKRVELASSRLRREIRSMVDQRRQHVDDLGRWLVHKIQSRLSSSRERLNALSGRLDAMDPMAVLNRGYSVCRLTDGTILRDVRAVGVGDGVLVQLGRGGLGCVVREVHDGQLAEAE; encoded by the coding sequence ATGCATGCCAATGACGCTGCCATGACTGTATCCGAAGTCACAAGGCGTGTGGCCAATGCCATCGGAAGCGACCCTGTTCTCGATGATGTGTGGGTTGAGGGCGAGATATCCAACTTCACGCATCATACGTCAGGGCACATGTACTTCACCATGAAAGATGCTGGATCCCGCCTGCGAACGGTGATGTTCCGCGCTGCAAACGCACGCCTCCGCTTCCGTCCCGGCAATGGGATGGAAGTGATGGCCCACGGTCACATCGGCCTCTATGAGCAGGCAGGGGAGTACCAGCTCTACGTCGACGTGATGGAACCCTTTGGCCTAGGCGGGCTTTACCTGCAGTACCTTCAGATCAAGGAGAGGCTCGCGGCTGAAGGCCTGTTCGACGAGGCGTCAAAGCGTGCGATTCCCACATTCCCCCGGTGCATAGGTGTGGTCACATCGCTCACAGGAGCGGCCCTGAGGGATATCATCAAGGTGTCTCGCAGGAGATGGCCAGGGATGGACATCCTGGTGATCCCCTCTCTTGTCCAGGGTGAGCAGGCGCCTGAGAACATAGAGGCGGCGATTCGCCTTGCGAACAAGGTGAACGCGGCGGACAGACCTGACGTGCTCATAGTCGGGCGCGGTGGGGGATCTGTAGAGGATCTGTGGGCTTTCAACGATGAGCGTGTCGCCAGAGCCATTCGCGCATCGCGGATCCCGGTTGTGTCAGCAGTTGGCCACGAGACCGACTTCACCATCGCGGATTTCGCGGCTGACCTTCGGGCGCCAACCCCGTCCGCAGCCGCAGAGATGGTCGCTCCAGACGCAATCGCCTACGCGAAACGTGTAGAGCTGGCGAGCAGCAGGCTGAGGCGGGAAATCCGAAGCATGGTGGATCAGAGGCGCCAGCATGTGGATGATCTCGGTCGATGGCTTGTGCACAAGATTCAGTCTAGGCTGAGTTCAAGCCGGGAAAGGCTCAATGCCCTCTCTGGAAGGCTCGATGCCATGGACCCCATGGCCGTGCTGAATCGCGGGTATTCCGTGTGCCGACTGACTGATGGGACCATCCTCCGGGATGTGAGAGCGGTGGGAGTTGGAGACGGAGTCCTGGTTCAGTTGGGCCGCGGAGGCCTGGGATGCGTTGTGCGCGAAGTCCATGATGGTCAGCTGGCGGAAGCAGAGTAG